Proteins from a genomic interval of Desulfovibrio piger:
- a CDS encoding GntR family transcriptional regulator: MSTASTIKSLAAYDLIRDMILSGEALPGTRLVLVDLEKKLGVGRGPIRDALMRLDKSGLVQNIPYKGAIVMMPPSSQEIEHIFNLRIQVECALAKEAMQQATAEDMDRLEQLAGDLADTRDADFFFHKDRDFHLQLYSLSRMHHLLAVDSHLLDYVEGFLNTRRYSPEDISLFIQQHKDILTAMREKDEEKLMEAMRRNILVGLELMQDEMKRLKRH; encoded by the coding sequence ATGAGTACTGCTTCTACCATCAAATCGCTGGCGGCCTACGATTTGATCCGCGACATGATCCTGTCCGGCGAGGCCCTGCCCGGCACCCGTCTTGTCCTTGTTGATCTGGAAAAAAAGCTCGGCGTGGGGCGCGGCCCCATCCGTGATGCCCTCATGCGCCTGGACAAATCCGGTCTGGTCCAGAACATCCCCTACAAGGGGGCCATCGTCATGATGCCGCCCTCTTCCCAGGAGATCGAGCACATCTTCAACCTGCGCATCCAGGTGGAATGTGCCCTGGCCAAGGAGGCCATGCAGCAGGCGACCGCCGAAGACATGGACAGGCTGGAACAGCTGGCCGGCGACCTGGCCGATACCCGTGATGCCGACTTTTTCTTCCACAAGGACAGGGATTTCCACCTGCAGCTCTACTCCCTTTCGCGGATGCACCATCTGCTGGCCGTGGACAGCCACCTGCTGGACTATGTGGAAGGTTTCCTCAATACCCGCCGCTATTCTCCCGAAGACATCTCGCTCTTCATCCAGCAGCACAAGGACATCCTGACCGCCATGCGCGAAAAGGATGAAGAAAAACTCATGGAAGCCATGCGCCGCAACATCCTGGTCGGCCTGGAGCTGATGCAGGACGAGATGAAGCGCCTGAAGCGCCACTAG
- a CDS encoding 4Fe-4S dicluster domain-containing protein: MPPIIDEKKCIRCGLCEKICTMNIFLPPKDGNIPQIMYPEECWHCTACKMDYPSGAITLRIPIPYRLLHVKSEDLMRGFSL, encoded by the coding sequence ATGCCTCCAATTATTGATGAAAAAAAATGTATACGGTGCGGTTTATGTGAAAAAATATGTACAATGAACATTTTTCTTCCTCCAAAAGACGGGAATATCCCTCAAATAATGTATCCTGAAGAATGTTGGCATTGTACGGCGTGCAAGATGGACTATCCGAGTGGAGCCATAACCTTACGCATACCGATTCCATATCGCTTGTTGCATGTAAAATCAGAAGATCTCATGAGAGGATTCAGCTTATGA
- a CDS encoding mannose-1-phosphate guanylyltransferase/mannose-6-phosphate isomerase, translating to MKICPVILCGGAGTRLWPLSRRKYPKQFMDLGGHTLFEDTLQRLAAVPGLAAPVVICNEEQRFLAAAALQRQGLNGRILLEPEPRNTAPAIAAAALAVTAACDVEDGDPVLLVLPSDHVLEDLPAFAAAVTQAAECAREGALVTFGVTPDRPETGYGYIEKGDALASGFAVRRFVEKPAQEAAEAMLAQGGYFWNSGMFVFRASQYLAELEAQAPAIMAAVRKAWALRRADYDFIRLHRESFAHCPSDSVDYALMEKSAHVAMVPLLCRWSDLGSWEAIYENSTQDAEGNACVGDVMAQDSRGCYIHAGSRLVTTLGVKDLVVVETGDAVLVADRARSQEVKTLVARLAAQDRHEQEMHLRVYRPWGWYETLALGERFQVKRIQVNPGAALSLQRHRHRAEHWVVIAGEGLVRVGDEEMHLHVDQSVYIPQKTMHRLSNASAQPLEIVEVQTGDYLGEDDIERFDDRYGRE from the coding sequence ATGAAGATCTGTCCCGTCATCTTGTGCGGGGGCGCCGGTACACGCCTGTGGCCCCTGTCCCGTCGCAAGTATCCCAAGCAATTCATGGACCTGGGCGGCCATACGCTGTTCGAGGACACGCTGCAGCGTCTTGCGGCCGTGCCCGGACTGGCCGCGCCCGTGGTCATCTGCAATGAAGAGCAGCGCTTTCTTGCCGCCGCAGCCCTGCAGCGTCAGGGACTGAACGGCCGGATCCTGCTGGAACCGGAACCGCGCAATACGGCACCGGCCATCGCCGCTGCCGCGCTGGCCGTGACGGCCGCCTGTGACGTGGAAGACGGTGATCCTGTCCTGCTGGTCCTGCCTTCGGACCATGTGCTGGAGGATCTGCCGGCTTTTGCCGCTGCCGTCACACAGGCTGCGGAGTGTGCCCGCGAAGGGGCCCTGGTCACCTTCGGGGTCACGCCGGACCGCCCCGAGACCGGTTACGGCTACATCGAAAAGGGCGATGCCCTGGCTTCCGGTTTCGCGGTCCGCCGTTTTGTGGAAAAGCCCGCGCAGGAGGCTGCCGAGGCCATGCTGGCGCAGGGCGGCTATTTCTGGAACAGCGGCATGTTCGTGTTTCGCGCCTCCCAGTATCTGGCCGAGCTGGAAGCGCAGGCTCCGGCCATCATGGCCGCGGTGCGCAAGGCCTGGGCCCTGCGCCGGGCCGATTATGACTTCATCCGCCTGCATCGGGAATCTTTTGCCCACTGCCCCTCTGATTCGGTGGACTATGCCCTGATGGAGAAAAGCGCGCATGTGGCCATGGTGCCGCTGCTGTGCCGCTGGAGCGATCTGGGATCCTGGGAAGCCATCTACGAAAACAGCACGCAGGATGCGGAAGGCAATGCCTGCGTGGGCGATGTGATGGCCCAGGACAGCCGGGGATGCTACATCCATGCCGGGAGCCGCCTGGTGACGACGCTGGGCGTGAAGGATCTTGTGGTGGTGGAGACCGGCGACGCCGTCCTAGTGGCCGACAGGGCCCGCAGCCAGGAGGTCAAGACTCTGGTGGCCCGTCTTGCCGCCCAGGACCGGCACGAACAGGAGATGCATCTGCGTGTGTACCGCCCCTGGGGCTGGTATGAGACCCTGGCCCTGGGCGAGCGCTTCCAGGTCAAGCGGATCCAGGTCAATCCCGGAGCCGCGCTTTCCCTGCAACGTCACCGGCATCGGGCCGAGCACTGGGTCGTCATCGCCGGGGAAGGTCTGGTGCGCGTGGGGGACGAAGAGATGCACCTGCATGTGGACCAGTCGGTCTACATCCCCCAGAAGACCATGCATCGGCTGAGCAACGCTTCGGCACAGCCGCTGGAGATCGTGGAAGTCCAGACCGGTGATTACCTGGGCGAAGACGATATCGAGCGTTTTGACGACCGTTACGGGCGTGAATGA
- a CDS encoding phenylacetate--CoA ligase family protein, translating into MIFNIDKETLPREDIEALQLRRLQDLCSRVYANVPFYRKRFDESGIKPGDIKSLADLKNLPFTEKQDLRNYYPFGLFAVPRDNIVRLHASSGTTGKAVVVGYTARDLHNWAELAGRSLSAAGVNQTDIVHVAYGYGLFTGGLGAHGGAERIGATVVPASGGATRRQAYLLRDFGATALCCTPSYALHLWEAGQEVGIDFRDLPLRTGVFGAEPWTEEMRQDIEQKMGINALNIYGLSEVMGPGVAMECLESKCGMHLWEDHFLPEIIDPVTGEQLPEGELGELVITTLTKEGIPLIRYRTRDLTSLDYTPCRCGRTYVRLTRIRGRSDDMLIIRGVNVFPQQIEALLMENQNLSPNYQIIVDRVNNLDTLEVQVEMNETLFADEIRKLQSLESSIQKSIKEFLGVTTKVRLMEPHSIQRSEGKAKRIIDKRPTE; encoded by the coding sequence GTGATTTTCAATATCGACAAGGAAACGCTGCCCCGCGAAGATATCGAAGCCCTGCAATTGCGCCGTCTGCAGGACCTTTGCTCCCGTGTCTATGCCAATGTGCCTTTCTACCGCAAACGCTTCGACGAGAGCGGTATCAAGCCCGGCGACATCAAGAGCCTGGCCGATCTGAAGAACCTGCCCTTCACCGAAAAGCAGGACCTGCGCAATTACTATCCCTTCGGTCTTTTCGCCGTGCCGCGTGACAACATCGTCCGCCTGCACGCCTCCAGCGGCACCACCGGCAAGGCCGTGGTGGTGGGCTATACCGCCCGCGACCTGCACAACTGGGCCGAACTGGCCGGCCGCAGCCTGTCCGCCGCCGGCGTCAACCAGACGGACATCGTGCATGTGGCCTACGGCTACGGCCTGTTCACCGGCGGTCTGGGCGCCCACGGCGGTGCCGAGCGCATCGGTGCCACGGTGGTCCCGGCCTCGGGCGGCGCCACGCGTCGCCAGGCCTACCTGCTGCGCGACTTCGGCGCCACGGCCCTGTGCTGTACGCCCTCCTACGCCCTGCACCTGTGGGAAGCCGGCCAGGAGGTGGGCATCGACTTCCGTGACCTGCCCCTGCGTACCGGCGTGTTCGGTGCCGAGCCCTGGACCGAAGAGATGCGCCAGGACATCGAGCAGAAAATGGGCATCAATGCCCTGAACATCTACGGCCTTTCCGAAGTCATGGGCCCCGGCGTGGCCATGGAATGCCTGGAATCCAAGTGCGGCATGCACCTGTGGGAAGACCACTTCCTGCCCGAGATCATCGACCCCGTCACCGGCGAACAGCTCCCCGAGGGCGAACTGGGCGAACTGGTCATCACCACGCTCACCAAGGAAGGCATCCCGCTGATCCGCTACCGCACCCGCGACCTGACCAGCCTGGATTACACCCCCTGCCGCTGCGGACGTACCTATGTGCGCCTGACCCGCATCCGGGGCCGCAGCGACGACATGCTCATCATCCGCGGCGTCAACGTGTTCCCGCAGCAGATCGAAGCCCTGCTCATGGAAAACCAGAACCTGAGCCCCAACTATCAGATCATCGTGGACCGCGTGAACAACCTGGATACCCTGGAAGTCCAGGTGGAGATGAACGAGACCCTCTTTGCCGACGAGATCCGCAAGCTGCAGAGCCTGGAAAGCTCCATCCAGAAGAGCATCAAGGAATTCCTGGGCGTCACCACCAAGGTGCGCCTCATGGAACCGCATTCCATCCAGCGCTCCGAGGGCAAGGCCAAGCGTATCATCGACAAGCGGCCCACAGAATAA
- the rsfS gene encoding ribosome silencing factor: MQNLISTPKKYSELPTAEKMAVIKAWLEEHKAVDVAEIDLAGQGAFTDALLVVSATSVRHAQSLADGVSALCHEQNYEYLRMEGYNTGQWILVDCNDIVVNIFQQSVRDLYQLENLWGAAAAALNKEPRA; the protein is encoded by the coding sequence ATGCAAAACCTTATCTCTACCCCCAAGAAATATTCGGAACTGCCTACGGCGGAAAAAATGGCCGTCATCAAGGCGTGGCTTGAGGAACACAAGGCTGTCGACGTGGCCGAGATCGACCTGGCCGGCCAGGGTGCCTTCACGGACGCCCTGCTGGTGGTCAGCGCCACCTCCGTGCGTCATGCCCAGAGCCTGGCGGACGGCGTCTCCGCCCTGTGCCATGAACAGAACTACGAATACCTGCGCATGGAAGGCTACAACACCGGCCAGTGGATCCTGGTGGACTGCAACGACATCGTGGTCAACATCTTCCAGCAGTCCGTGCGTGACCTTTATCAGCTGGAGAACCTGTGGGGCGCGGCTGCCGCTGCCCTCAACAAGGAGCCCCGTGCATGA
- a CDS encoding (Fe-S)-binding protein encodes MKDTLRLTDISTAEGQMVSIDLKDIPDVEGLDLVKMPWRPVTDEQKAKVACILDEVCVLNIPKPQTPQEEEELVNRFLDGMRKLFSKENNWTFLPMLETSMDYCAQCNSCSDACHLYEMSGKNEMYRPNYRSEIFRRIYKQYVKKEPLAKWRYGDMGLNWKTVARLGELAYRCNLCRRCAQTCPIGVDNGLIAREIRKLFSQELGFSPRELHEKGTINQMKVGSSTGMTPDVVKENVEFIDEDYTEITGVGIHTPFDVKGADILLIHNAGEVMAWPENIASFSLIFQEAGLSWTLSSKAVAYDGVNYGVFYDDAQTARIALQHMQAAKELGAKKIVIGECGHAHKAMTVIADRVIPYEYQVPRESCYVTLRDIIMSGRLKLDPSRNNFPVTLHDPCNVVRLMGVVQPQRDILHKIAPQFREMPCHGVDNYCCGGGSGFAIMTRQNIDEWRGNISGRKKMWQIAQAFKDCLGPETKKYICAPCSNCKGQIREMLEHSDLYTKNSFAYGGLVELIVNAMVNVNPGFIKWEGDEE; translated from the coding sequence ATGAAAGATACGCTGCGTTTGACTGATATTTCCACGGCCGAAGGCCAGATGGTCAGCATCGACCTCAAGGACATCCCCGATGTGGAAGGCCTTGACCTCGTCAAGATGCCCTGGCGCCCCGTTACCGACGAGCAGAAGGCCAAAGTGGCCTGCATCCTGGACGAAGTCTGCGTGCTGAACATCCCCAAGCCCCAGACCCCCCAGGAAGAAGAAGAGCTGGTCAACCGTTTCCTGGACGGTATGCGCAAGCTGTTCAGCAAGGAGAACAACTGGACCTTCCTGCCCATGCTGGAAACCAGCATGGACTACTGCGCCCAGTGCAACTCCTGTTCCGATGCCTGTCATCTGTACGAGATGTCCGGCAAGAACGAGATGTACCGCCCCAACTACCGCTCTGAAATCTTCCGCCGCATCTACAAGCAGTATGTGAAGAAAGAGCCCCTGGCCAAATGGCGTTACGGCGACATGGGCCTGAACTGGAAGACCGTTGCCCGCCTGGGCGAACTGGCCTACCGCTGCAACCTCTGCCGTCGCTGCGCCCAGACCTGCCCCATCGGTGTGGATAACGGCCTGATCGCCCGCGAAATCCGCAAGCTGTTCAGCCAGGAACTGGGCTTCTCGCCCCGCGAACTGCACGAAAAGGGCACCATCAACCAGATGAAGGTGGGCTCCTCCACCGGTATGACCCCCGACGTGGTGAAAGAAAACGTGGAGTTCATCGACGAGGACTACACCGAAATCACCGGCGTGGGCATCCACACCCCCTTCGACGTGAAGGGCGCCGACATCCTGCTGATCCACAACGCCGGCGAAGTCATGGCCTGGCCCGAAAACATCGCCAGCTTCTCCCTGATCTTCCAGGAAGCCGGCCTGTCCTGGACCCTGTCCAGCAAGGCCGTGGCCTATGACGGCGTGAACTACGGCGTGTTCTACGACGACGCCCAGACCGCCCGTATCGCCCTGCAGCACATGCAGGCCGCCAAGGAACTGGGTGCCAAGAAGATCGTCATCGGCGAATGCGGCCACGCCCACAAGGCCATGACCGTTATCGCCGACCGCGTCATCCCCTACGAATACCAGGTGCCCCGCGAATCCTGCTATGTGACCCTGCGTGACATCATCATGTCCGGTCGTCTGAAGCTGGACCCCTCGCGCAACAACTTCCCCGTCACCCTGCACGACCCCTGCAACGTGGTCCGTCTGATGGGTGTGGTGCAGCCCCAGCGCGACATCCTGCACAAGATCGCCCCGCAGTTCCGCGAAATGCCCTGCCACGGCGTGGACAACTACTGCTGCGGCGGTGGTTCCGGCTTCGCCATCATGACCCGTCAGAACATCGACGAATGGCGCGGCAACATCTCCGGCCGTAAAAAGATGTGGCAGATCGCCCAGGCCTTCAAGGACTGCCTTGGCCCCGAAACCAAGAAGTACATCTGCGCTCCCTGCTCCAACTGCAAGGGCCAGATCCGCGAAATGCTGGAACACAGCGATCTGTACACCAAGAACAGCTTCGCCTACGGCGGCCTGGTGGAACTGATCGTCAACGCCATGGTCAACGTCAATCCCGGCTTCATCAAGTGGGAAGGCGACGAAGAGTAA
- the gpmI gene encoding 2,3-bisphosphoglycerate-independent phosphoglycerate mutase, which translates to MTPTLLLILDGWGLTEKGEGNAPWVAATPHLDDLMARCPHSRLAASGREVGLPAGYMGNSEVGHLNIGAGRIVYQDMTRIDVALEDGSLFHNPVLQDVLEKTRRSGGRLHLAGLLSDGGVHSHINHLVALCAMAFAAGVPVRIHCFMDGRDTPPQSGASYVRSLLEQIVSMKDVRVASLAGRFYAMDRDKRWERVSEVWDLMVHGKGRKATDAVQAVEDSYAEGVSDEFIKPVLLEGEDASTLQDGDGLFFYNFRADRMRELSQAFVDADFTGFERGRVPQLAAVASMTAYDAHFPLPVAFPKESVTMGLGEVVSQQGMHQLRLAETEKYAHVTYFFNGGVEEPLPLEDRILVPSPREVQTYDQKPAMSAREVTDKFVEAWQSGQYDLVVCNLANGDMVGHTGVLSAAVEACTVVDECVGRMVAAVEARKGRMLLIADHGNCEVMKDGEGKPQTAHTTNPVPCILLDASGKEWRLHDGKLADVAPTLLRMWGIAQPEAMTGTPLVEEAHVR; encoded by the coding sequence ATGACCCCCACCCTGTTGCTCATCCTTGACGGCTGGGGCCTGACGGAAAAAGGGGAAGGCAATGCCCCCTGGGTGGCAGCCACGCCCCATCTGGATGACCTGATGGCGCGCTGCCCCCACAGCCGCCTTGCCGCCTCCGGGCGCGAAGTGGGCCTGCCTGCCGGCTATATGGGCAACTCCGAGGTGGGACACCTCAATATCGGTGCGGGACGCATCGTCTATCAGGACATGACGCGCATCGACGTGGCCCTTGAGGACGGCTCCCTGTTCCACAACCCCGTGCTGCAGGACGTGCTGGAAAAAACACGCCGCAGCGGCGGCCGTCTGCATCTGGCGGGCCTGCTCTCCGACGGCGGTGTGCACAGCCACATCAACCATCTGGTGGCCCTGTGCGCCATGGCTTTCGCCGCCGGTGTGCCGGTGCGCATCCACTGCTTCATGGACGGGCGCGATACCCCGCCCCAGAGCGGCGCCTCCTATGTGCGCAGCCTGCTGGAACAGATCGTCTCCATGAAGGACGTGCGTGTGGCCAGCCTGGCGGGGCGCTTCTATGCCATGGACCGCGACAAGCGCTGGGAGCGCGTGTCCGAGGTCTGGGATCTCATGGTCCACGGCAAGGGCCGCAAAGCCACGGATGCCGTGCAGGCTGTGGAAGATTCCTATGCCGAGGGCGTCAGCGACGAATTCATCAAGCCCGTGCTGCTGGAAGGCGAGGATGCCTCCACCCTGCAGGACGGCGACGGCCTGTTCTTCTACAATTTCCGCGCCGACCGCATGCGCGAGCTTTCCCAGGCCTTCGTAGACGCGGACTTCACCGGTTTCGAGCGGGGCAGGGTGCCGCAGCTGGCTGCCGTGGCTTCCATGACGGCCTACGACGCCCACTTCCCCCTGCCGGTGGCCTTCCCCAAGGAATCCGTGACCATGGGCCTTGGCGAAGTCGTTTCGCAGCAGGGCATGCACCAGCTGCGTCTGGCCGAAACGGAAAAATACGCGCACGTCACCTATTTCTTCAACGGCGGTGTGGAAGAGCCCCTGCCGCTGGAAGACCGCATCCTCGTGCCTTCGCCGCGCGAGGTGCAGACTTATGACCAGAAACCGGCCATGAGCGCCCGCGAGGTCACGGACAAGTTCGTGGAAGCCTGGCAGAGCGGACAGTACGACCTGGTGGTCTGCAACCTGGCCAACGGCGATATGGTGGGCCATACGGGCGTGCTCTCCGCCGCCGTGGAAGCCTGCACGGTGGTGGATGAATGCGTGGGCCGCATGGTGGCTGCCGTGGAGGCCCGCAAGGGCCGTATGCTGCTCATCGCCGACCACGGCAACTGCGAAGTCATGAAGGACGGAGAGGGCAAGCCCCAGACCGCCCATACCACCAATCCCGTGCCCTGCATCCTGCTGGATGCCTCCGGCAAGGAATGGCGCCTGCACGACGGCAAGCTGGCCGATGTGGCCCCGACCCTGCTGCGCATGTGGGGCATCGCCCAGCCCGAGGCCATGACCGGGACGCCGCTGGTGGAGGAAGCCCATGTCCGGTAG
- a CDS encoding respiratory nitrate reductase subunit gamma — translation MTTLFYILAYLAVIGFVATAAIKVKGYLAASPLHVRWELYPVPHEGPKGSYGGSFMEETDWWTKPRHVDHLGDIKALLEEVLFLHATFTHNLKLWFRTYPFHLGLYMLMGGTIILVVAAFLRLFGMNPDGGFLTFVHNVINAISLLGMFGIIGGGIGLICRRLHDEGLRKYSTPEHFFNLGVFIVFALVGLVAWAFNPSFARMSGDFIYNLLTFNFADINSTTFVIHMLLGFFVLIWIPMTHMGHLLFKYFTYHDIRWGDTPTDFSQKNNEKMKQALQFKVSWAADHINGQGTKTWLDIATESPKKD, via the coding sequence ATGACAACTCTGTTCTACATCCTGGCCTACCTTGCAGTAATCGGCTTTGTGGCGACTGCCGCCATCAAGGTGAAAGGCTATCTGGCTGCCAGCCCCCTGCATGTCCGCTGGGAGCTCTACCCCGTGCCGCATGAAGGCCCCAAAGGCTCCTACGGCGGCAGCTTCATGGAAGAGACCGACTGGTGGACCAAGCCCCGCCACGTCGACCACTTGGGCGATATCAAGGCCCTGCTGGAAGAAGTGCTCTTCCTGCACGCCACCTTCACCCACAACCTCAAGCTGTGGTTCCGCACCTACCCCTTCCACCTGGGTCTGTACATGCTGATGGGCGGCACCATCATCCTGGTCGTGGCCGCCTTCCTGCGCCTGTTCGGCATGAACCCCGACGGCGGCTTCCTGACCTTCGTGCACAACGTCATCAATGCCATCAGCCTGCTGGGCATGTTCGGCATCATCGGCGGCGGCATCGGCCTGATCTGCCGTCGTCTGCACGACGAAGGCCTGCGCAAGTACTCCACCCCCGAACACTTCTTCAACCTGGGCGTGTTCATCGTCTTCGCCCTGGTGGGTCTGGTGGCCTGGGCCTTCAACCCCTCCTTTGCCCGCATGTCCGGTGACTTCATCTACAACCTGCTCACCTTCAACTTTGCCGACATCAACAGCACCACTTTCGTGATCCACATGCTGCTCGGCTTCTTCGTGCTGATCTGGATCCCCATGACCCACATGGGCCACCTGCTCTTCAAGTACTTCACCTACCATGACATCCGCTGGGGCGACACCCCCACCGATTTCAGCCAGAAGAACAACGAGAAGATGAAGCAGGCCCTGCAGTTCAAGGTGAGCTGGGCTGCCGACCACATCAACGGTCAGGGCACCAAGACCTGGCTCGACATCGCTACCGAATCCCCCAAGAAGGACTAG